In Gopherus flavomarginatus isolate rGopFla2 chromosome 5, rGopFla2.mat.asm, whole genome shotgun sequence, one DNA window encodes the following:
- the FOXA1 gene encoding hepatocyte nuclear factor 3-alpha encodes MMLGAVKMEGHETSDWSSYYTDNQEAYSSVPVSNMNSGLGSMNTMNTYMTMNTMTTSGNMTSSSFNMSYANTGLGAGLSPGAMAGMSAGSTSAMNSMTAGVTAMGTALSPTSMNAMSAQQASMNGLSPYASMNPCMSPMAYAQSNLTRTRDTKTFKRSYPHAKPPYSYISLITMAIQQAPSKMLTLSEIYQWIMDLFPYYRQNQQRWQNSIRHSLSFNDCFVKVARSPDKPGKGSYWTLHPDSGNMFENGCYLRRQKRFKCEKQANGKAGQEGRKDHSGASNSSSNSPLHRGHNKPAQLETATSVSNPNSSTSPQSMDHNGASTELKTSASAASSTISSVPALAPVPHPPHSLAHESQLHLKGDPHYSFNHPFSINNLMSSSEQQHKLDFKAYEQALQYSSYGAGIPGGLPLSSASMAGRSSIEPSALEPSYYQGVYSRPVLNTS; translated from the exons ATGATGTTAGGTGCTGTGAAAATGGAAGGGCATGAAACTAGCGACTGGAGCAGCTACTACACCGACAATCAGGAG GCCTATTCCTCTGTTCCCGTCAGCAACATGAACTCGGGACTGGGGTCCATGAACACCATGAACACCTACATGACCATGAACACTATGACTACCAGTGGCAACATGACATCCAGTTCCTTTAACATGTCCTACGCTAACACAGGGCTTGGGGCAGGACTGAGCCCAGGCGCCATGGCAGGCATGTCTGCTGGCTCCACAAGCGCCATGAACAGCATGACTGCCGGGGTGACGGCCATGGGGACTGCGCTTAGCCCCACCAGTATGAATGCCATGTCGGCTCAGCAAGCTTCAATGAACGGCCTAAGCCCTTATGCCAGCATGAACCCATGCATGAGTCCCATGGCGTATGCCCAGTCCAACCTCACCAGGACCAGAGACACCAAGACCTTTAAGCGAAGCTACCCCCATGCCAAGCCCCCCTATTCCTACATCTCTCTGATTACAATGGCTATCCAGCAGGCTCCCAGCAAGATGCTGACGCTGAGCGAAATCTACCAGTGGATCATGGATCTGTTCCCCTACTACCGGCAGAACCAGCAGCGGTGGCAGAACTCCATCCGGCATTCCCTCTCCTTCAACGACTGCTTCGTCAAAGTGGCCCGCTCGCCCGACAAACCCGGCAAAGGATCCTACTGGACCCTGCACCCCGATTCAGGCAACATGTTTGAAAACGGCTGCTACCTTCGCCGGCAGAAGCGCTTCAAATGCGAAAAGCAGGCGAACGGCAAAGCCGGTCAGGAGGGCAGGAAAGACCACTCCGGCGCCTCCAATTCCAGCTCCAACTCCCCTTTACATAGAGGTCACAATAAACCTGCCCAGCTGGAAACCGCGACCTCCGTCTCCAATCCCAACTCTTCCACCAGCCCCCAGTCTATGGACCACAATGGAGCAAGTACTGAGCTTAAGACCTCAGCTTCCGCGGCGTCCTCTACCATTAGCTCAGTCCCAGCCCTGGCACCTGTCCCTCACCCGCCGCACTCTCTAGCCCACGAGTCCCAGCTCCACCTGAAAGGCGATCCCCATTATTCCTTCAACCACCCCTTTTCTATCAACAACCTCATGTCCTCCTCGGAACAGCAGCACAAGCTGGACTTTAAAGCCTACGAGCAGGCTCTGCAATATTCTTCTTACGGGGCGGGCATCCCGGGCGGGCTGCCCCTGAGCAGCGCCTCCATGGCCGGTAGGAGTAGTATTGAGCCCTCGGCACTGGAGCCTTCCTACTATCAAGGTGTGTATTCCAGGCCTGTGCTAAACACGTCTTAG